The following are encoded together in the Arcticibacterium luteifluviistationis genome:
- the prmA gene encoding 50S ribosomal protein L11 methyltransferase, producing the protein MLYLEANIEVNAEFSEILVAELAEIGFDTFLENENGLLAYITEDEFDDIAFKQIMETYAPKTNLFYSLKKIEKQNWNEEWEKNFDPIQVLDKILVRASFHQSQPDFEHEIIITPKMSFGTGHHETTSQIMELQLEIDHKDKSVLDVGTGTGILAILAEKLGAKSIKAFDIDEWSVENTIENIGLNSCQNIEVALGTIVDEPAKTYDIVIANINRNILLDEISTYTTFMKPGGILMLSGFYEKDIVEIEACCESNGLKKVKQISKKEWAAVVFIKPVA; encoded by the coding sequence ATGTTATACTTAGAGGCCAACATTGAGGTAAATGCAGAATTCAGTGAAATTCTAGTGGCAGAACTAGCCGAAATAGGCTTTGACACCTTTCTAGAAAATGAAAATGGGCTTCTGGCCTACATCACGGAAGACGAGTTTGACGATATTGCTTTTAAACAAATCATGGAAACTTACGCTCCTAAAACCAATCTATTTTACAGCCTAAAGAAAATAGAAAAACAGAACTGGAATGAAGAATGGGAAAAGAATTTTGACCCTATTCAAGTTCTAGACAAAATACTGGTTAGGGCCTCTTTCCATCAAAGTCAGCCAGACTTCGAGCATGAGATTATAATCACACCTAAAATGTCTTTTGGTACGGGTCATCATGAAACCACTTCTCAAATCATGGAACTCCAACTTGAAATAGACCACAAAGACAAATCTGTTTTAGATGTGGGTACAGGAACTGGAATTTTGGCAATTCTTGCAGAAAAACTGGGTGCTAAAAGCATTAAAGCCTTTGATATTGACGAATGGTCTGTAGAAAACACCATTGAAAACATTGGTCTTAATTCCTGTCAAAATATTGAAGTAGCTCTTGGAACTATAGTCGATGAGCCAGCTAAAACTTATGACATTGTTATTGCAAACATCAACAGAAACATCCTTCTTGATGAAATTTCCACGTATACTACTTTCATGAAACCAGGCGGCATTTTGATGCTTAGCGGCTTTTACGAAAAAGACATAGTAGAGATTGAAGCTTGCTGCGAATCAAACGGATTAAAAAAAGTAAAGCAAATAAGTAAGAAGGAATGGGCGGCAGTCGTTTTTATTAAGCCAGTGGCCTAA
- a CDS encoding YjjG family noncanonical pyrimidine nucleotidase: MFKHKKHIFFDLDHTLWDFESNAEESLKEIYDDFSISKLGPSFGNFYQNFSKLNRLLWTQLEQEIITHETIRMFRFQKALSSLNVEIDKEQSIAMNLKFLDLLPNKTKLIDGCQETLEALQAKYQLHILSNGYAEVQAKKLEHSGIKGYFQHIITNDIAASRKPNVGIFNYALEKSNSQASQSLMIGDSYLADILGAKNAGWDTVHFQPSGIDTENQSTLKITKLVQLLDHL, translated from the coding sequence TTGTTCAAACACAAGAAGCATATTTTCTTTGACCTAGATCATACTCTTTGGGATTTTGAATCAAACGCAGAAGAAAGCCTAAAAGAAATTTATGATGATTTTAGCATAAGCAAACTTGGGCCTTCTTTTGGTAATTTTTATCAAAACTTCAGCAAGCTTAATAGGTTACTTTGGACACAATTAGAACAAGAAATCATCACACACGAAACTATTAGGATGTTTCGGTTTCAAAAAGCTCTTAGCTCTTTGAATGTCGAAATTGATAAAGAACAGTCCATCGCGATGAACTTGAAGTTCTTAGACCTATTACCAAATAAAACTAAGTTAATTGACGGTTGCCAAGAAACTCTAGAGGCTCTTCAAGCCAAATACCAGCTTCACATTTTAAGCAATGGTTATGCTGAAGTTCAAGCGAAAAAATTAGAACATAGCGGCATAAAAGGCTATTTTCAACATATTATAACCAACGACATAGCAGCTTCAAGAAAGCCGAATGTTGGTATTTTTAATTATGCCCTAGAAAAGTCTAACTCACAAGCCAGTCAATCACTCATGATAGGTGATAGTTATTTGGCAGATATTTTAGGGGCAAAAAATGCAGGATGGGACACCGTTCATTTTCAGCCATCAGGCATCGACACGGAAAACCAAAGCACACTAAAGATTACCAAGCTGGTTCAATTACTTGACCATCTATAA
- a CDS encoding (2Fe-2S) ferredoxin domain-containing protein — protein MKFKRHIFICTNDKPEPKKCCSSEKGMELVNAFKASLTEKGLQKEIRAQKTGCLDTCAFGPALVVYPEGVHYGHVTPEDVEEIVTEHLIGGRPVERLKLDL, from the coding sequence ATGAAATTCAAAAGACACATCTTCATTTGCACTAACGACAAGCCAGAACCTAAAAAATGCTGTAGCAGCGAAAAAGGGATGGAATTAGTCAATGCTTTTAAAGCAAGCTTGACAGAAAAAGGACTTCAAAAAGAAATTAGAGCTCAAAAAACAGGCTGTTTAGATACTTGTGCTTTCGGACCTGCATTAGTTGTGTATCCTGAAGGAGTACATTACGGTCATGTTACACCAGAAGACGTTGAAGAAATTGTGACTGAACACCTTATAGGGGGAAGACCCGTTGAAAGACTTAAATTAGACTTATAG
- a CDS encoding shikimate dehydrogenase family protein: MQLFGLIGFPLTHSFSKKYFTEKFEELGISKEYQYELYEIEDPTEFPKLFSENPDLKGINITIPHKQSVFQYLDALDISAEKVGAVNVVKRTTDNKLVGYNSDYYGFQRSLLEFLGEGYDVKKLKALILGYGGAAKAVVAALEDLGVTVQLVSRKASDKAIDYKQSETFLGSHKLIVNCSPLGTYPKTDQCPAIDYEQLTASHFLFDLVYNPPESLFLKNGKEKGAQIKNGYDMLVYQAEKSWEIWQK; encoded by the coding sequence ATGCAATTATTTGGCCTGATAGGTTTTCCGTTAACACATTCTTTTTCAAAGAAATACTTTACAGAGAAATTTGAAGAACTGGGTATTTCAAAAGAGTATCAGTATGAACTCTATGAAATAGAAGACCCTACGGAATTTCCAAAACTGTTCAGCGAAAACCCGGATTTAAAAGGCATAAATATCACTATTCCTCATAAGCAAAGTGTCTTTCAATATTTGGACGCTTTAGATATTTCTGCGGAAAAAGTGGGTGCGGTTAATGTAGTCAAAAGAACTACCGACAATAAACTGGTAGGCTATAATTCAGACTATTACGGCTTTCAGCGTTCATTGCTTGAGTTTTTAGGCGAAGGCTATGATGTAAAAAAACTAAAAGCTCTAATTTTGGGCTACGGCGGGGCTGCAAAAGCGGTAGTAGCTGCACTAGAAGACTTAGGCGTTACTGTACAACTAGTTAGCAGAAAAGCATCTGACAAAGCCATTGATTATAAGCAAAGTGAAACCTTTCTAGGTAGCCATAAGCTTATCGTTAATTGCTCGCCTTTGGGCACCTACCCAAAAACAGACCAATGCCCTGCTATAGATTACGAACAATTAACAGCCTCCCATTTCCTTTTTGACCTTGTTTACAATCCTCCAGAAAGCCTTTTCTTAAAAAATGGCAAAGAGAAAGGAGCTCAAATAAAGAATGGTTACGACATGCTGGTATATCAAGCTGAGAAGTCTTGGGAAATTTGGCAGAAATAA
- a CDS encoding VTT domain-containing protein, translating to MEIIHFLLEFLKDPLTTLEGFLDTYDTLTYGILFLVIFVETGFIVMPLLPGDSLLFAVGLLAATTGKLALSIIIPLLILAALLGDNLNYFVGRKFSAFIKSKDKILFLKREYIEQTEEFYEKHGAKAIILARFMPIVRTIAPFVAGAGSMNYGKYILNCFLGAVLWVTSITSLGYFLGNNAFVKDNFEKVVLAIVFISVAPMLWGLIKVKLLKK from the coding sequence ATGGAAATTATACATTTTTTGCTTGAGTTTTTAAAAGACCCTTTAACCACACTTGAAGGTTTCCTTGATACATATGATACCCTAACTTACGGTATCTTGTTCTTGGTTATTTTTGTGGAGACGGGGTTTATAGTAATGCCTCTTTTGCCTGGTGATTCTCTTCTTTTTGCGGTAGGTCTTTTAGCAGCTACCACAGGAAAATTGGCATTGAGTATCATTATACCTCTTTTGATTTTAGCCGCCCTTTTAGGTGACAACCTAAACTATTTTGTGGGTAGAAAATTCAGTGCATTCATTAAATCAAAGGATAAAATCCTCTTTTTAAAACGTGAATACATAGAGCAAACTGAAGAATTCTATGAGAAACATGGAGCGAAAGCTATCATTTTAGCTCGTTTTATGCCAATTGTCAGAACTATTGCCCCTTTTGTGGCAGGAGCTGGTAGTATGAACTACGGAAAATACATCCTTAACTGTTTCCTTGGTGCAGTCTTATGGGTAACTTCTATTACTTCTTTAGGTTATTTCTTAGGTAATAATGCTTTTGTTAAAGATAACTTCGAAAAAGTAGTTTTAGCTATTGTTTTCATTTCTGTAGCACCTATGCTTTGGGGGCTTATTAAAGTGAAACTTCTTAAAAAGTAA
- a CDS encoding phosphosulfolactate synthase translates to MNYHLDLVPERTLKPRDSGLTMVMDKGLSIREVEDVLTTSAEYIDIVKFGWATSFVTPNIEDKIKVYQDAGIPVYFGGTLFEAFTVRGQFEDYLRVLDKFKLGYAEVSDGSITLPHDEKCKYIETMAKHVKVLSEVGSKDAEKIFAPYKWIEMMQAELDAGAWKVIGEAREGGNIGLYRSSGEVRQGLVDEIIHAIPPENIIWEAPQKGQQVYFVKLVGSNVNLGNIAPNELIPLETIRLGLRGDTFATFLPNDIKQKYKLGKYYQDDRIQQND, encoded by the coding sequence ATGAATTATCATCTTGATCTAGTACCAGAACGGACGCTAAAACCTAGAGATTCAGGCCTTACAATGGTTATGGACAAAGGTTTAAGCATTAGAGAAGTCGAAGATGTCTTAACTACTTCGGCCGAATATATTGACATCGTAAAGTTTGGTTGGGCTACCTCTTTTGTAACACCGAATATAGAGGACAAAATCAAAGTCTATCAAGATGCAGGTATTCCTGTCTATTTTGGAGGTACTTTATTTGAAGCTTTTACCGTCAGAGGGCAGTTTGAAGACTACTTACGAGTATTGGACAAATTTAAATTAGGATACGCTGAAGTTTCCGATGGCTCCATTACACTTCCTCATGACGAGAAGTGCAAATACATTGAAACTATGGCAAAGCACGTGAAAGTGCTTTCTGAAGTTGGTTCTAAAGACGCTGAAAAGATTTTCGCTCCATATAAGTGGATTGAAATGATGCAAGCCGAATTAGATGCTGGTGCATGGAAAGTTATTGGCGAAGCTAGAGAAGGTGGAAACATAGGTCTTTATAGAAGTAGTGGCGAAGTTCGTCAAGGTTTGGTAGATGAAATCATTCATGCTATCCCACCAGAAAATATCATTTGGGAAGCTCCTCAAAAAGGCCAACAAGTATATTTCGTAAAACTGGTAGGTTCTAACGTAAACCTTGGAAATATAGCACCTAACGAGCTTATACCTCTTGAAACCATAAGATTAGGACTAAGAGGCGACACTTTCGCTACTTTCTTACCTAATGATATCAAGCAAAAGTACAAGCTAGGTAAATACTACCAAGACGACAGAATACAACAAAACGACTAA
- a CDS encoding POTRA domain-containing protein, translating into MNLLGVLLCFLNLSIPADSLESLVVKSVEVLGNKKTKERIILREMTFAVGDTLTEDMLAEKLERSRKNIFNTNLFLWCKADFDQGNGEANIVIEVRERLYLLPLPMFFLADRSFNEWWYNRNHDLKRVTYGVLLNHSNLTGNADVLKVKAYGGFVPYFELSYNRPYIDKRQRMGLKGGVFYSTQKSFAYRTWEDKLDFTETDMRTQEKKGVFVEYNLRNALYHTHKVYLGYTESKLLGDAVDLNPNYFGTAVDFLPYFTLRYNYRYERVNNVQYPLDGQVLAASAVHYGLGLSDHLHQISFGLDYQVYKALGGDFYGNINLKGQLSYPKKQLYPFVSALGTKKSLVRGYELNVIDGQHYGLLQTNLKYEVFNTSLDISKILPFKQLNKVPLALYSIVYADMGYVKNYFPEFSNSSLSNKLIYGGGVGFDLVTFYSTAAKINLSVNQFGFSKVYFGVYRGI; encoded by the coding sequence ATGAATTTACTCGGCGTTTTGCTGTGCTTTCTTAATTTATCAATACCTGCCGACTCTTTAGAGAGTTTGGTGGTAAAGAGCGTGGAGGTTTTAGGTAATAAGAAAACCAAAGAACGTATTATTCTAAGAGAAATGACCTTCGCGGTAGGTGATACACTTACGGAGGATATGCTTGCTGAAAAACTGGAACGGTCAAGGAAAAATATTTTTAATACCAATCTTTTCCTTTGGTGTAAGGCAGACTTTGACCAGGGTAATGGGGAAGCTAATATTGTTATTGAGGTACGAGAAAGGCTTTACTTATTACCACTTCCCATGTTTTTTTTGGCTGATAGAAGTTTTAATGAGTGGTGGTATAACAGGAATCATGATCTCAAAAGAGTTACTTATGGTGTACTCTTAAATCATTCTAACCTTACGGGGAATGCGGATGTGTTAAAAGTCAAAGCTTATGGTGGTTTTGTGCCGTATTTTGAGCTTTCATATAATAGACCATACATTGACAAGCGTCAAAGAATGGGTCTAAAGGGTGGCGTTTTTTATTCAACCCAGAAAAGCTTTGCTTATAGGACTTGGGAAGATAAACTTGATTTTACGGAGACAGATATGAGAACTCAAGAAAAGAAAGGAGTTTTTGTGGAGTATAATTTAAGAAATGCACTTTATCATACTCATAAAGTCTATTTAGGGTATACAGAAAGCAAGTTATTAGGAGATGCGGTTGACTTAAACCCTAATTACTTTGGTACCGCCGTTGACTTTCTTCCATATTTCACACTGCGATATAATTATCGATATGAACGAGTTAATAATGTGCAATATCCATTGGATGGGCAAGTTCTGGCAGCGAGTGCGGTGCATTATGGTTTAGGACTTTCTGACCATTTGCATCAAATAAGTTTTGGTTTAGATTATCAGGTTTATAAGGCCTTGGGCGGAGATTTTTATGGAAATATAAATTTGAAAGGGCAACTCTCTTATCCGAAAAAGCAATTGTATCCGTTTGTGTCGGCATTAGGTACAAAAAAGAGTTTGGTACGTGGTTATGAACTAAATGTAATAGATGGGCAGCACTATGGACTTCTTCAAACTAATCTTAAATATGAGGTTTTTAATACATCACTTGATATTAGTAAAATTTTGCCTTTTAAACAATTGAACAAAGTTCCCTTAGCCCTGTACTCTATTGTTTATGCAGACATGGGTTATGTGAAAAACTATTTCCCTGAGTTTAGTAATAGTTCACTTTCTAATAAGCTTATTTACGGGGGCGGAGTTGGTTTTGATTTAGTGACTTTTTATAGTACCGCTGCAAAAATTAATCTTTCCGTGAATCAATTTGGATTTAGTAAAGTATATTTCGGCGTTTATAGAGGTATATAG
- the hemH gene encoding ferrochelatase, whose translation MSKNAKTGVFLVNLGTPDSPSTPDVRKYLREFLMDGRVIDIPYIQRWMLINFIIAPFRSPKSAKIYKELWTEEGSPLKIYGEANEKQLQELLGKEYIVKLGMRYQNPSMEKGLLELRKAGVKKIIVIPLFPQYASASTGSVYEEVSRILSTWQSIPDLKIVSNFYHKDKFINSFVENAAVLQKERKYDHVLFSYHGVPERQVLKGDDDGDCCQLGACCNKITPKNQLCYRAQCFETTRLMVDAMGLKEGEYTLSFQSRLGRSEWVKPYTDHVVKELAEKGVKNILAFSPAFVADCLETTIEVADEFKELFIEHGGEHLQLVPSLNDKASWIELLKELTLEA comes from the coding sequence ATGAGCAAAAACGCAAAAACTGGTGTATTTTTAGTTAACCTTGGTACTCCAGACAGTCCAAGTACACCCGACGTAAGAAAATACCTTAGAGAGTTTTTAATGGATGGGAGAGTCATTGACATTCCTTACATCCAAAGGTGGATGCTTATTAATTTCATAATTGCTCCATTCCGTTCTCCTAAGTCGGCAAAAATTTATAAAGAACTGTGGACAGAAGAAGGTTCTCCTCTTAAAATTTACGGCGAAGCCAACGAAAAACAGCTCCAAGAACTTCTTGGAAAGGAGTACATAGTCAAGCTAGGTATGAGATACCAAAATCCTTCTATGGAGAAAGGCTTGCTAGAACTAAGAAAAGCAGGTGTCAAAAAAATAATTGTAATTCCTTTATTTCCGCAGTATGCATCAGCTAGTACCGGCTCCGTATATGAAGAGGTTTCTAGAATTTTAAGTACTTGGCAAAGTATTCCTGACTTAAAAATAGTTAGTAACTTTTATCATAAAGATAAGTTCATCAACAGTTTTGTAGAAAACGCTGCCGTACTCCAAAAGGAAAGAAAATACGACCACGTACTTTTTAGCTACCATGGTGTGCCAGAAAGACAAGTTTTAAAAGGCGATGATGATGGCGATTGTTGTCAATTAGGAGCATGTTGTAATAAAATAACGCCAAAAAATCAGCTTTGCTATAGGGCTCAATGTTTTGAAACTACCCGCCTAATGGTAGATGCCATGGGTCTTAAAGAAGGAGAATACACTTTATCTTTCCAATCAAGACTTGGCCGTAGCGAATGGGTTAAACCTTACACAGACCATGTGGTTAAAGAATTAGCAGAAAAAGGAGTTAAAAACATTTTAGCCTTCTCTCCTGCTTTTGTGGCTGATTGCCTAGAAACTACCATAGAAGTGGCCGATGAGTTCAAAGAATTATTCATTGAGCATGGCGGAGAACACCTTCAGTTAGTTCCTAGCTTGAACGACAAGGCCAGCTGGATAGAACTCCTAAAAGAACTAACATTAGAGGCTTAG
- a CDS encoding amidophosphoribosyltransferase: MSEAIKHECGIALIRLRKPLDYYIEKYGSPLYPINKLYVLMEKQSNRGQDGAGVANVKVNVPAGHRYISRYRSVMNRPIVDIFGKINAKYRDVLKNNPDKFKDADWLQENLAFTGEVWLGHLRYGTHGKNEIESCHPMLRQSNWRSRNLVCAGNFNMTNAEELFRKLVKLGQHPKDMGDTVTVMEKIGHFLDEENQRVFERFKGIYDNPALSDIIEDNMDLQRVLHRACRDFDGGYALAGVTGYGSSFVVRDPAGIRPAYYWADDEVVVVTSERPPLKAAFGAKFEDIKEIQPGNAVIIDKYGEYGEYNIVPAVERKACSFERIYFSRGADDEIYQERKTLGKLLVPQVLKEIEHDLENTVFSYIPNSAEASFYGLMEGLDNHLTSWRKEQLMKGDINEERLDKILNFKPRFEKLVSKDVKLRTFITNDNDRGDMVSQVYEMTQGVVRRGVDTIVVIDDSIVRGTTLEKSILKLLDKLGPKKIVIVSSAPQIRYPDCYGIDMSKVREFVAFRAMLALLKEKGLDYMKEEVLEEARRSFANKKGHKQNFVKRLFDTFEYAEVSDKIAEILKPAGLEAELAIVYQTVENLNIACPKNLGDWYFTGNYPTKGGNKVVNKAYINFMEGKEVRAY; the protein is encoded by the coding sequence ATGAGTGAAGCTATAAAACATGAATGCGGCATTGCCCTCATTCGCCTTCGCAAGCCACTTGATTATTACATCGAGAAATATGGCTCACCACTTTACCCCATAAATAAGTTATATGTCCTGATGGAGAAGCAATCCAACAGAGGGCAAGATGGGGCTGGAGTGGCCAATGTCAAAGTCAACGTTCCTGCAGGACACCGCTATATCTCTAGATATAGGTCTGTCATGAATAGGCCAATTGTTGATATTTTTGGCAAAATCAATGCTAAGTACAGAGATGTACTTAAAAACAATCCCGACAAGTTTAAAGACGCCGATTGGCTTCAAGAAAACCTCGCCTTTACTGGAGAAGTTTGGCTTGGTCACCTGAGATACGGTACTCACGGGAAAAACGAAATTGAAAGTTGCCATCCGATGCTTAGACAAAGCAACTGGCGAAGCAGAAACTTAGTTTGTGCAGGTAACTTTAACATGACCAATGCCGAAGAGCTTTTCAGAAAGCTGGTAAAGCTAGGTCAGCACCCTAAAGACATGGGTGACACTGTAACGGTGATGGAAAAAATCGGTCATTTCTTAGACGAAGAAAACCAAAGAGTTTTTGAACGTTTCAAAGGAATTTACGACAATCCTGCCCTATCCGACATCATTGAAGACAACATGGATCTTCAGAGAGTTCTTCATAGAGCTTGTCGTGATTTTGACGGTGGTTATGCCTTAGCTGGTGTAACAGGTTACGGATCTTCTTTTGTAGTACGTGACCCTGCCGGAATCAGACCTGCCTATTACTGGGCAGATGATGAAGTGGTAGTAGTAACATCAGAAAGACCTCCTTTAAAGGCGGCTTTTGGAGCTAAATTTGAAGATATTAAAGAGATACAGCCAGGTAACGCCGTCATTATTGACAAATACGGTGAGTATGGTGAATATAATATTGTACCTGCGGTAGAAAGAAAAGCATGTAGTTTTGAGAGAATCTATTTCTCTCGTGGTGCTGATGATGAAATATATCAAGAAAGAAAAACACTCGGTAAGCTTTTGGTGCCTCAGGTACTTAAAGAAATTGAGCATGATTTAGAAAACACGGTCTTCTCTTACATTCCAAATTCCGCTGAGGCCTCCTTTTATGGGCTAATGGAAGGTTTGGATAATCACTTAACCTCTTGGCGAAAAGAGCAGTTAATGAAAGGGGACATCAATGAGGAAAGGCTGGACAAAATCCTAAACTTTAAACCTCGTTTTGAAAAATTAGTTTCTAAGGATGTTAAGCTTAGAACTTTTATTACCAATGACAACGACCGTGGTGATATGGTTTCTCAAGTTTACGAGATGACCCAAGGCGTAGTTAGAAGAGGAGTTGACACCATTGTGGTAATTGATGACTCTATAGTTAGAGGAACTACGCTAGAAAAATCTATCCTTAAGCTTTTAGATAAACTAGGTCCTAAGAAGATAGTAATCGTTTCTTCTGCTCCGCAAATCAGGTACCCTGACTGTTACGGAATAGACATGAGCAAGGTGCGTGAATTTGTAGCTTTTAGAGCCATGCTTGCCTTACTCAAAGAAAAAGGCCTCGACTATATGAAAGAAGAGGTTTTAGAAGAAGCTAGAAGAAGTTTCGCCAATAAGAAAGGGCATAAACAGAATTTTGTCAAGAGATTATTTGACACATTCGAATATGCTGAGGTTTCTGACAAAATTGCCGAAATTCTTAAACCTGCAGGACTAGAAGCAGAGTTAGCTATAGTTTATCAAACTGTGGAAAATCTAAACATTGCATGCCCTAAAAACTTAGGCGATTGGTATTTCACAGGAAATTACCCTACAAAAGGTGGTAATAAGGTAGTGAACAAAGCCTATATCAACTTTATGGAAGGCAAAGAAGTAAGAGCTTATTAA
- a CDS encoding glycosyltransferase family 2 protein gives MGLNIQPELSIIILCYRSESSILNFARTTRDLAKSLTDSYEIVLVGNYFEDSGDKTRFFISELEKEDSHFRGICKPKEGMMGWDMREGLKFAEGKYLCVIDGDGQFPIESISSCFNEIKNGEYGLVKTYRVKRGDGIYRRIISKVYNSLFSVLFPNVRAQDINSKPKIMTKECYESLNLTSDDWFIDAEIMINIGKLGIPTFEFPVEFEKLDGRESFVKPQAIVEFIRNLIKHRFG, from the coding sequence ATGGGATTAAATATTCAGCCAGAATTATCAATTATTATACTTTGCTATCGTTCAGAATCTTCCATTCTGAATTTTGCTAGAACTACTAGAGATTTAGCAAAAAGTTTAACTGATAGTTATGAAATAGTGTTGGTAGGTAACTATTTTGAGGATTCTGGGGACAAAACAAGATTCTTTATATCAGAGCTGGAAAAAGAAGATTCCCATTTCAGAGGGATTTGTAAGCCAAAAGAAGGTATGATGGGCTGGGATATGCGTGAGGGTTTAAAGTTTGCCGAGGGTAAATACCTTTGCGTAATAGATGGCGATGGGCAATTTCCTATTGAAAGTATATCTTCTTGTTTTAATGAAATTAAAAATGGGGAATACGGTCTTGTGAAAACATACAGAGTTAAAAGAGGAGATGGTATTTATAGACGCATAATTTCCAAGGTTTATAATTCCTTGTTTTCTGTTTTGTTTCCTAATGTTCGTGCTCAAGATATCAATTCTAAGCCCAAAATAATGACCAAGGAATGTTATGAGTCGTTAAACTTGACTTCTGATGATTGGTTCATTGATGCGGAAATAATGATAAACATTGGCAAATTGGGTATTCCTACTTTCGAATTCCCGGTAGAGTTTGAAAAACTAGATGGCAGAGAGTCTTTTGTTAAACCACAAGCTATTGTTGAGTTCATTAGGAATTTGATAAAGCACAGATTTGGTTGA
- a CDS encoding NAD-dependent epimerase/dehydratase family protein, which translates to MKTKVLITGLSSTLMSAFAHQIDRDKYEVIGLSRKKEGLDKAFSWINGDLNDLANMPKLLSEINILVHAAALTHVWDEKEYYRVNLVETEKLINAAVSAGVKKVVYVSSRTAGLNSGGYGKSKLLAEDLVKKSCKEWLIFRPSEVFGGSKNEGIEKLIFDAINKKVIFFPAGGEKMYPVDLEDVSSVMYLQAFVENKTNEIVTINGAEGYTYSDLIRKVAKKTGTKKILLPIPKMVMFMIRDVVKALGLKIGMVPDQVDRFYSKKETQEIAYSFKPFGLYIDELINGNLK; encoded by the coding sequence ATGAAAACCAAAGTGCTGATTACAGGTTTGAGTTCTACCCTAATGAGTGCCTTTGCTCATCAAATTGACAGGGATAAGTATGAGGTTATTGGACTTTCCAGAAAAAAAGAAGGCTTAGATAAAGCTTTTTCTTGGATAAATGGTGATTTGAACGATTTGGCAAATATGCCAAAATTACTTTCCGAGATAAATATCTTAGTTCATGCAGCAGCTTTGACACATGTTTGGGATGAAAAAGAATATTATCGAGTTAACTTAGTAGAAACTGAAAAGTTAATTAATGCGGCTGTTTCTGCCGGCGTTAAAAAAGTAGTTTACGTTAGTTCTAGAACGGCAGGGTTAAATTCGGGGGGGTATGGGAAATCCAAACTTTTAGCTGAAGATTTGGTGAAGAAATCTTGCAAAGAATGGTTGATATTTAGGCCTTCAGAAGTTTTTGGAGGTTCAAAAAACGAAGGCATAGAAAAGTTAATATTTGACGCTATTAATAAAAAAGTGATATTTTTCCCTGCAGGTGGTGAGAAAATGTATCCTGTAGACTTAGAAGATGTCTCTAGCGTGATGTATTTACAAGCTTTTGTTGAAAACAAAACAAATGAAATAGTCACCATAAACGGTGCCGAGGGTTATACTTACAGCGACTTGATAAGAAAAGTAGCTAAAAAAACGGGCACAAAGAAAATCTTGTTACCTATCCCGAAGATGGTCATGTTTATGATAAGAGATGTGGTGAAGGCTTTAGGCTTAAAGATAGGAATGGTGCCAGACCAAGTAGATAGATTTTATTCGAAAAAAGAAACCCAAGAAATTGCTTATAGCTTTAAACCTTTTGGCCTTTATATAGACGAGCTTATTAACGGCAATTTGAAATAA